In a single window of the Nilaparvata lugens isolate BPH chromosome 1, ASM1435652v1, whole genome shotgun sequence genome:
- the LOC111044356 gene encoding uncharacterized protein LOC111044356, which yields MESTREQYILPDTPPQQEPSFPSYWAVQAARKKKIPSTSAAPPAAAAAVASDPEDSPLKRRGVFVERRMSGDELIIPDTPPSSHLGWAPKRVPLTTITSNRQQGKRKLQFLEDEEETNFVPPKKHMSENTSMAPLLEEASARDDDDDEDFITLINKPTPKPWVPLRELAEDVPHGIIAVREETNHHGRRIILKINIASTKKISEVYLPQRFSSIISPAKVVKFNSNCKNLGIVVKHITATWSDIKIVKI from the exons ATGGAGTCCACACGAGAGCAGTACATCCTTCCGGATACACCACCTCAACAAGAACCATCATTCCCATCTTACTGGGCAGTGCAAGCTGCGCGGAAGAAGAAGATTCCTTCTACCAGCGCTGCACcccctgctgctgctgctgctgtcgCATCTGACCCCGAGGACTCGCCCCTGAAGAGACGTGGAGTCTTCGTGGAGAGGAGGATGAGCGGCGATGAGCTCATTATACCAGACACACCACCATCATCTCATCTAGGATGGGCGCCGAAGCGAGTGCCGCTAACAACAATTACCAGCAACAGACAGCAGGGGAAGAGAAAACTGCAATTTCTCGAGGATGAGGAAGAAACCAACTTCGTACCCCCAAag AAACATATGTCTGAGAACACCTCCATGGCTCCGCTACTGGAGGAGGCATCCGCacgggatgatgatgatgatgaggactTCATCACACTAATCAATAAACCAACGCCAAAACCGTGGGTACCTCTCCGTGAGCTGGCGGAGGATGTTCCACATGGTATAATCGCAGTACGGGAGGAAACGAACCATCACGGTagaagaattattttaaaaattaatattgcatctacgaagaaaatctctgaggtatacctgcctcagagattttcttcaataatttcacctGCTAAAGTTGTAAAATTCAATTCTAActgtaaaaatttaggaataGTAGTGAAGCATATAACCGCTACATGGAGCGATATTaagattgttaaaatttaa